A segment of the Peptoclostridium acidaminophilum DSM 3953 genome:
GAGCTCTGAGAATTTTTGAGATACCTTTTCAAATTCCGCATCGTCTTCTATGTTTGAAAGCTCAACGCCTTCTTCGTCTTCTGCAAATTCATAAAGGAATACGTCTTCGTGCTCCTCTGGAAGCAGCGCTATATATTCTTTGCCTTCAATTTCTTCAACGTCGAATACTCCAAGTACTATGCAGCTAAGCACTTTTCCATCGTCAAGCGTGATGTCAAGAGTTTCATACTCTTCGTCATCTTCGCCGCCGCATCCGCAGCCACAGCCTTCTGATTCTTCAGCGCCGCACTCGTCAAATTCGTTGCAGCAGCAGCTCTCTTTAACTTCTGTTTCTGATGAGTCGCATCCGCAGCCACAGCCGCAGCCTTCTAGTTTCTTTTCCATATTTATCTCCTCCGTATGGCGATTCTACTTAATGCTCTCTAAAACGTCAAGCAGGTATTCCCATGTTCTCTTGATCGACGATATGCTCATGTGCTCATCAGGAGTATGAACGTCGTACACGTCCGGTCCGAAAGCCACTATATCAATATCCCCGATCACTTCCTTAAATATACCACATTCGAGTCCGCAGTGTACAGCAGTAATAAGCGGTTTTTTTTCATATTTTTTTTCGTATACGCTTGTAAATATGTCCCTTATGTGCGAGTCCTTGCTGTACTCCCACTCGGGGTAGTCAGCCTCGAGCTCAAGCCTTGCCCCAAGGGCTTTGCACATGCATTCCATCTGAGCGACAATGCTGAGCTTCTGGCTTTTTATATTGCTCCTTACAGCGCTGTCGAATTCGACACTGTTCTCTCCCGTGGTTATTATTCCTATGTTGGACGAGCTCTCCACAAGCCCCTCTATCTCCTGGCTCATTGTCATTATGCCGTTTGGTATCATGACAAGCATCGAAATTACCCTTTCAGCGTCTCTTGGGCTTATTATGTCGAATTCGCCCTCGAGCTTACGCATTTCAAGCTTCACATTAGGGTCTGCCGCTGAAAGCTCCTTTTGGAATACATTCTCCCAGCTGTTAATTGCCGAGTTCAGCTCCTGCAGCTTTGATTTTTCA
Coding sequences within it:
- a CDS encoding DUF1292 domain-containing protein, translating into MEKKLEGCGCGCGCDSSETEVKESCCCNEFDECGAEESEGCGCGCGGEDDEEYETLDITLDDGKVLSCIVLGVFDVEEIEGKEYIALLPEEHEDVFLYEFAEDEEGVELSNIEDDAEFEKVSQKFSELFQD